The Anaerolineae bacterium genome segment AATACAGACACCTCTTGCTTCATCAAGAAGTTTATAATAATTTTCAAGTGATATGCCGAGATAATGCGAAATCTCTTCATCAGATGGATGACATCCGAACTTTTTCCGCAACACCTCAAGCGCATCTTCAAGCATTGTTTCTTTGCTTCTAACCGATCTTGGCACATCATCTCTTGATCTTAACTCATCTAATACAGCCCCCCTAATCCTGAACTGTGCGTATGTTTCAAACCGCACATTCTTTGTTTCGTCAAATTTTTCCAGCGCCGACATCAATCCAATTATGCCGGCGCTGATTAAATCGTCTTTACTCACATGATCGGGGAGTCTCATGGCAATCCTCCCGACAATGTTCTTAACAAGAGGCACATATTTAATTATCAGTTTTTCACGCTTTTTTTTATCAGTCATTTTTGTCAAGAAAAGATCCTCAGGTAGATAGGCTGAAGGCTGTAGGCTTTTAGTAGAAAGGCTCTATCTCAAGCGTATGCTTGGCGATACTTCAACCTAACAGCCTACAGCCTAAACAACCTTTTTAGTTATGACCTTCCAAAAAATTTAATAGTCCCGTTTTCATAATCTTCCGGCGGTTTCAAGCACAACTTCTCGATAATTTTATACATGCTTTTACTCGCCTTTGAATCAGAAAAAATCTCTGTCAGCAGTCTTTGTCTCCTCACCGCTTTTGAAACATTTTGATCATAAGGTATATATCCCAGATACTCGATTGGAAGATCAAGGAAATGATTCGCTGCATTGCTCAACCTCGTATAAACCTCTGTGGCTTCATTTGAATCCCTAACCATGTTGACAATCAGCTTAAAGCACTTTGCTTTATAGGTTTGATAAAGTATTTTGATTAAGGCGTAAGCATCCGTCAATGAAGTGGGTTCAGGTGAAACAACTACAATAATTTCCCTGGCTGCCATATTAAAATACATGACATTGTCGGCAATTCCGGCAGCTGTATCAATAAGCATAAAATCGAAGTCTTCAGCCAGTCCATCCATCTCCTCCAGAAGGGTGAACTTTTGCCCTTTTGACAGCTCAGCCATCCCGGGAATTCCTGAAGACGCCGGCAGAATCTTGATGCCTCCGGGGCCTTCGATAACAGCCTCAGACAGGGTTTTTTCGCCGTTAAGGACGTGGTATAAATTATATTTCGGGGTAATTCCAAGGATCACATCTATGTTGGCCAACCCTGTATCAGCATCGAGCAGCAAGATTCTTTTCCCCATCTTCGAAAAAATATATGCAAGGTTCACGGTTATATTTGTTTTCCCAACGCCCCCTTTGCCGCTGGTAATAGAGATAACGCGAGTATTGCGATTATATCTTTTTTGTTCAATTATCGGGGAACTCCCCTTTCTCTTCATTTCTCTCAACACTCCAGCCTGATCCACTAAAACTACCTCCCTGATCCATGACCCACTATCAGCCTTGCAAGCTTTGCAGGATCCATTTTATTTAAATCATGGGGAACGTTCTGGCCATTTGCGGTGTAGAACACCGGTTTGCCGACATGATCAATAACATTGTAGATTGAACCAAATTTTTTTGAATCATCCAGTTTTGTAAATATAATGTTGTTATAATCTATAATATCAAATCGTGCCGCGGCATCCATCATGCTCTCCTGGCTTGATGTCATGCTTAAAACAAGATTCGTTTCCAGAGGGAGACCCATCGTCAGATATTCCTTTAATTTCAATAAATAACTTTCATCACCACGACTCTTCCCCGGTGTATCTATAAGTATGGTATCTTTGTCGGCAAACTTATTCAAAACTCTCTCTAAGCCATTCTTTTCAGAAGCAACCTCCATGGGGACACCCATGATATCCGCATATTTTTTCAGTTGTTCCACCGCGCCTATCCGATATGTATCCGTGGTTATGATGCCCACGCTTAGTTTTTCTTTAAATAAAGAGCGTGCCGCCAGCTTTGCCAGGGTTGTTGTTTTTCCATCACCCGCAGGACCGACAAAGGCGGAAATCCTCTTTTTCCCCGTATTCCTCGTATTCTTATAAGAAGAAGCAATAGATCGTTTCATAATATTCTCAACAGCAGCCAGAGTATAATGATGGTTTTCCGGAGCTTCCGTCGAGCCATCGTTATTTAACTCTTCTATTAATGCGCAGGCGCATTGTTTTGATACGCCTGTCGAAATCAGGTAATAATAAACTTTTGACAGAGAAGACGAAACTCTTCCATTGTTTTGAATGCCAAGAACATCGAACAGAAGACCCATTGTCTCCTTTATCTCAGTCAACTCGGCATAAACGCCCCCCTGTTTTTTGAAATCCATAATAAAGGACTTTAACTCATTAACATCCGATCTGATTATTGAGAACGTATCCGGTCCCTCTTTTTCGCATTTTTCAGCTTCACTTTCTTTCGAAACTTCAGAATTATTATCCCTGGCGGCAATCACCTCGAGTCTGCCCTTCAATCTTCTGCTGGAAAGCACTATGGCGTCCTGGCCCATATCCGCCTTTATCTTCTTCATAGCCTCATTTATACTCAGCGCATCGTATCTTTTAATCTGCATCTTTTGCCGCCAGCATACCCAGAGATTTGATATTTACATCACGAATAATTTCGTTGTGGGAAAGAACAACGATATTGGGGAAAAAATTTTCCAGTATCTTGCTTAAATATCCCCTGACATTTGGCGAGCAGAGAATAATCGGCGGCAGGCCTTTGTCGCTAAAGTTTTTGATAAACTTCTTGAGATTGAATGCAAGCTCTTGTATCAGGGTCGGATCAGCCGCAACAAATGATTCATATTCCGTATGCTGAACAGACTTATTAATTCTGTCCTCAATATCGGGAGAAACCATAATAACGGTTATATTCCCATCCGCGTCCTTATATTCTTCTGTTATCCTCCT includes the following:
- a CDS encoding FliA/WhiG family RNA polymerase sigma factor, translated to MTDKKKREKLIIKYVPLVKNIVGRIAMRLPDHVSKDDLISAGIIGLMSALEKFDETKNVRFETYAQFRIRGAVLDELRSRDDVPRSVRSKETMLEDALEVLRKKFGCHPSDEEISHYLGISLENYYKLLDEARGVCILSKDDLPPSYCEKYGRHDVLEKIDQNNPFSILADMELKNILKNAIDSLPEKEKLVLSLYYYEELTLKEIGLTLELTESRVCQIHSQAILRLKGVLNRNREHIPRSPASATGLAIPSPKL
- the flhF gene encoding flagellar biosynthesis protein FlhF — translated: MQIKRYDALSINEAMKKIKADMGQDAIVLSSRRLKGRLEVIAARDNNSEVSKESEAEKCEKEGPDTFSIIRSDVNELKSFIMDFKKQGGVYAELTEIKETMGLLFDVLGIQNNGRVSSSLSKVYYYLISTGVSKQCACALIEELNNDGSTEAPENHHYTLAAVENIMKRSIASSYKNTRNTGKKRISAFVGPAGDGKTTTLAKLAARSLFKEKLSVGIITTDTYRIGAVEQLKKYADIMGVPMEVASEKNGLERVLNKFADKDTILIDTPGKSRGDESYLLKLKEYLTMGLPLETNLVLSMTSSQESMMDAAARFDIIDYNNIIFTKLDDSKKFGSIYNVIDHVGKPVFYTANGQNVPHDLNKMDPAKLARLIVGHGSGR
- a CDS encoding MinD/ParA family protein yields the protein MDQAGVLREMKRKGSSPIIEQKRYNRNTRVISITSGKGGVGKTNITVNLAYIFSKMGKRILLLDADTGLANIDVILGITPKYNLYHVLNGEKTLSEAVIEGPGGIKILPASSGIPGMAELSKGQKFTLLEEMDGLAEDFDFMLIDTAAGIADNVMYFNMAAREIIVVVSPEPTSLTDAYALIKILYQTYKAKCFKLIVNMVRDSNEATEVYTRLSNAANHFLDLPIEYLGYIPYDQNVSKAVRRQRLLTEIFSDSKASKSMYKIIEKLCLKPPEDYENGTIKFFGRS